DNA from Scheffersomyces stipitis CBS 6054 chromosome 1, whole genome shotgun sequence:
AAAATAAACTTGCACAATGTCGTGCAAATGTCGCATTTTGGAAAAAAGGTGATGGCTATACAGAGAGTGAGACATCCATCTTGAAAGATATATACTCAAAGTATTAATTCTACAGCATCTTGAACCTTTCACATTTGTTTTCCATTGGATAGGACCACAACAAGAGTCACAGAGATGTCAGGCGACTTGATAATACCGGGAGACTTTCTTCCCATTGATACCGATTCTTCTATCAAGACCACTATTGGACCAGGAATCTACAAGAATCCTCAAACGCAGAGCATATTGCCTACCAATGCTGGACTCATAAACATTCAAAAAAGCAAGGCAGGAACGAATCAGCTTGTCTACATCGAGTCAAACTCTAAGAGATACACCCCCCAAACAAATGACTTTGTTATTGGCATTGTGACTGGAGTCATAGGAGAATCATACAAAGTTCAGTTGCAAGACTTTTCTCCTGCGGTTCTACTCTCAATGATGGCTTTCCCAAATGCAACGAAAAAGAACAGACCCAACCTCAAGATTGGTCAGGCAGTATATGCCCGAGTCTCTGAGGCCATTCCTGAAATAGAAACCGAATTAGAGTGTATTGATCCAACTACCGGTAAAGAAGGTGGATTTGGGTTGCTTGATGAATCTGGATACATTTTCGAAgtaaatttgaattttgctCGTGAACTTTTGTTCAATGCCAACAGTATtttcttggagaaattggCGTCCAAGTgcaaatttgaaattgccGTTGGAATCAACGGTAAGGTCTGGATCAAGTGTGGTGAAGGTATCAAGATCGAGAAAGACAGAGTCGTACCTGAAGAAGGAAAGCCTGTAAGAGACAATACCAGAGACTTGAAGAGCACTTTGGCAGCCGCAGGCTTTTTGGTGAAGTGCCAGAAGTTGAGAGTAGATCAGATCGATGCCGAATTACAGAAACAGTTCAAGAACATATAGCGAAATCTCGAAAACGATTTAAACCTCGAGACTTTCTCTACCAATTCACCAGCATTAATCGCATTAAACCCAAGGTATAACTATATATTTCGTTTATATACCTTTGTATACTAGATATTGACAGTATCGTTCGTTGACTATAATTAACCATCCCATCACATCGCTAGAGGGTATGTACAggaactgaaaaatttagaAAGTTCATAGATGTTGATGTATGAACCCTTCTGAACCAAAATCGAAGCtcagtttcagtttcttTGTGGGGCCATATAGTAGAGCACAAGCAATAGTACTTAGAATGACGGCAAAAAGCAAGCCCGAATTAGACGCTAGTCAACTAGCgagacaaagaaagaagatagaGAAAGACAGAAGACGAAAGCAATATGATGATCTCCAAGTCCAAGGAAccaacaactcttcgaTTGTTTCCAAGAGAAGTGTAGAAATGTTATATACCAATAAACTAGAACCTGAAATGGGTGAATGGTTTAAGCATTTTGTGAAGAAGGGAAAGAGAAGATCACCGGCAATCAACAGAGGTTACTGGATTAGAATGGAGACTATCAAACAAATGGTAACCAGAATTATAAAGAACAACCCCAACAAAAAAGTACACATTATAAACTTGGGCTGTGGATTCGACCCCTTGCCCTTTCAATTGCTCTCATTatccaagaacaagggAGAGAACGTTGATTTGCATTTTATTGACATAGACTATCCAGATTTAGTGcagaacaagttgaaaatgatCTACGATTCTCCAGAGATACTTGAGGTTATCGGAGAATTGCAGAATCCAGAAAAGGATTTAGGATTATTCATAAGTGCCGAAAAGTACAAGTTAGTAGGGTGTGATTTGAAAGACACTACGAGATATCAGAAGCAACTAGACTATTTAGTTGgtacttcttctgattcaaTCAAAATATTTGTTGCGGAGGTTTCATTAGCATACATGAAACCTGAGTTCGCAGATCCCGTTATAGACTACTCTTCCAGAGTATCAAACTCCCACTTTCTTATTCTCGAACAGATCTTACCAAACACAGAATTCAACGCGTTTGCAACCAAAATGATGTACCATTTCAACCACTTACGAAGTCCTTTACAATGCGTTCAAACATACCctttgaaagaagatcaaatcACAAGGTTCAACAGATACTATCCGCTAGCTGAAGTTAGAAACCTCTTTGAAAATTGGTTATGCTTAATCGACGACAATATGAAAGAGAGAGTAGAAcacatt
Protein-coding regions in this window:
- the RRP40 gene encoding exosome complex component RRP40, which encodes MSGDLIIPGDFLPIDTDSSIKTTIGPGIYKNPQTQSILPTNAGLINIQKSKAGTNQLVYIESNSKRYTPQTNDFVIGIVTGVIGESYKVQLQDFSPAVLLSMMAFPNATKKNRPNLKIGQAVYARVSEAIPEIETELECIDPTTGKEGGFGLLDESGYIFEVNLNFARELLFNANSIFLEKLASKCKFEIAVGINGKVWIKCGEGIKIEKDRVVPEEGKPVRDNTRDLKSTLAAAGFLVKCQKLRVDQIDAELQKQFKNI